One genomic segment of Meriones unguiculatus strain TT.TT164.6M chromosome 13 unlocalized genomic scaffold, Bangor_MerUng_6.1 Chr13_unordered_Scaffold_51, whole genome shotgun sequence includes these proteins:
- the LOC132651369 gene encoding zinc finger protein 394-like: protein MTHFRPGLFFSRWRAGRGSELWWLCFGGDGAREPCFPGISSGSRGPGGSVGGGLRGGAGVESRSGGGREGPRGRFGRLRSGDVSGPEEALSRRRELCRRWPRPERRSKEQMLELLVLEQFLSLLPRRLRHRRPESGEEAAAWARSLHPASPQGTPTFKAEAECPTQGEWQQLAVDPQNGSCKESAED from the exons ATGACGCACTTCCGGCCTGGTTTGTTTTTCTCCCGCTGGCGCGCTGGCCGGGGTAGTGAGCTGTGGTGGCTGTGCTTTGGAGGAGACGGTGCCCGTGAGCCCTGCTTTCCGGGAATCTCATCGGGGTCTCGGGGCCCCGGAGGCAGCGTTGGCGGCGGCCTGCGCGGTGGTGCTGGCGTTGAAAGCAGAagcggaggaggaagagaaggacccCGGGGACGCTTCGGGCGGCTGCGCTCCGGGGACGTGTCCGGCCCGGAGGAGGCGCTGAGCCGCCGGCGGGAGCTGTGCCGCCGCTGGCCGCGGCCCGAGCGGCGCTCCAAGGAGCAGATGCTGGAGCTGCTGGTCCTCGAGCAGTTCCTCAGCCTCCTCCCGCGCCGGCTGCGCCACCGGCGCCCCGAGAGCGGGGAGGAGGCGGCGGCCTGGGCGCGCTCCCTGCATCCGGCCTCCCCGCAG GGCACCCCGACTTTCAAGGCCGAGGCTGAATGTCCAACCCAGGGAGAATGGCAGCAGCTGGCTGTGGATCCCCAGAACGGCTCGTGCAAAGAGAGCGCGGAGGACTAA
- the LOC132651366 gene encoding zinc finger protein 431-like, whose translation MLLSKIEMGPKEDRNMDWLLPCQNALTYNDVHVNFTREEWALLDPSQRNLYQDVMLETYRNLTAIGYSWEDHNIEKHCQSSRRHIRYENTHSGDKPPEDTQYGEVFTHHRSPHTYESKHIREDRYESNQYGNAFAHNSHLLRHKRTHIAEISDECNQCGKAFAGNSTFIIHKKAHTGEKRYESNQRGKALANNGYLLRHRRTHNGEKPYECNQCGKAFAYNNGLLIHKRTHTGEKPYECNQCGKAFVQRSTRLLHNRTHTGEKPYKCNQCGKSFAYNNGLLIHKRTHTGEKPYECNQCGKAFAQRCTLLLHNRTHTGEKPYECNQCGKAFANRYILLVHNRTHTGEKPYKCNQCVKAFSSKQKLLLHKRIHTGEKPYECNQCGKTFASNYVLLIHKRVHTGEKRYQCNQCGKAFSQNSHLLRHKRTHTGEKPYDCNQCDKAFASNTELLIHKRTHTGEKRYECNQCDKAFACNSNLLRHKRNHTEEKPYECNQCGKAFACNSDFIRHKGTHTGEKPYECIQCGKTFAQRYTLLVHNRTHTGEKPYECNQCDKAFAQNSSLQIHKRTHTGEKPYECNECSKAFACNSVLLRHKRTHTGEKPYECNQCGKAFAYNSVLLRHKRTHTGEKPYECNECRKAFAQNSHLVVHKKIHTGEKSYECTQSDKVYAFQSSL comes from the exons ATGCTGCTGAGCAAAATTGAAATGGgacctaaagaagacagaaacatggactGGCTTCTTCCATgtcag aatgcattgacctacaatgatgtgcatgtgaacttcactcgagaagagtgggctttgctggatccttcccagaggaatctttaccaagatgtgatgctggagacctacaggaatctcactgctatag gctacagttgggaagatcataatattgaaAAGCATTGTCAGAGTTCTAGAAGACATATAAG gtatgaaaatactcatagtggagacaaaccccctgaagatactcaatatggtGAAGTCTTTACACATCACAGGAGTCCCCACACATATGAAAGTAAGCATATTCGTGAGGACCGCTATGAATCAAACCAATATGGTAACGCTTTTGcacataacagtcatctcctaagacataaaaggacacatatagCAGAGATATCtgatgaatgtaaccaatgtggcaaagcctttgcaggtAACAGTACttttataatacataaaaaagcTCACACTGGGGAGAAACGTTATGAAAGTAACCAACGTGGTAAAGCCTTGGCAAATAATGGTTATCTCCTAagacatagaagaactcacaatggagaaaaaccctatgaatgcaaccagtgtggtaaagcctttgcatacaacaatggtctcctaatacataaaagaactcacactggagaaaaaccttatgaatgtaaccaatgtggtaaagcctttgtacagAGGAGTACTCGcctattacataacagaactcacacgggagagaaaccctataaatgtaaccagtgtggtaaatcctttgcataCAACAAtggtctcctaatacataaaagaactcacactggcgaaaaaccttatgaatgtaaccaatgtggtaaagcctttgcacagaggtgTACACTcctattacataacagaactcacacgggagagaaaccctatgaatgtaaccagtgtggtaaagcctttgcaaacagGTATATTCTCCTagtacataacagaactcacactggtgaaaaaccttataaatgtaaccagtgtgttAAAGCCTTTTCATCTAAACAAAAGCTCCTactacataaaagaattcacactggagagaaaccctatgaatgtaaccagtgtggtaaaacctttgcatccAACTACgttctcctaatacataaaagagttcacacaggagagaaacgttatcaatgtaaccaatgtggtaaagccttttcgcagaacagtcatctcctaagacataaaagaactcacactggagaaaaaccttatgactgtaaccaatgtgataaagcctttgcatctaacactgaactcctaatacataaaagaactcacacaggagaaaaacgttatgaatgtaaccaatgtgataaagcctttgcatgtaacagtaatctcttaagacataaaagaaatcacactgaagaaaaaccctatgaatgtaaccaatgtggtaaagcctttgcatgtaacagtgatttcataagacataaaggaactcacactggagaaaaaccttatgaatgtatccaatgtggtaaaacctttgcacagAGGTATACTCTCCTagtacataacagaactcacactggagaaaaaccctatgaatgtaaccaatgtgataaagcatttgcacagaacagtagtctccaaatacataaacgaactcacacgggagagaaaccttatgaatgcaacgaatgtagtaaagcctttgcatgtaacagtgttctcctaagacataaaagaactcacactggagagaaaccttatgaatgtaaccaatgtggtaaagcctttgcatataacagtgttctcctaagacataaaagaactcacactggagagaaaccttatgaatgcaatgaatgtcgtaaagcctttgcacagaacagtcatctggtagtacataaaaaaattcacactggagagaaatcttatgaatgtacccaaagtgataaagtctatgcatttcagagtagtctataa